A single Vibrio sp. YMD68 DNA region contains:
- the rpoE gene encoding RNA polymerase sigma factor RpoE, producing the protein MNEQLTDQVLIERVQSGDKQAFNLLVLRYQNKVCNLISRYVSNSGDVADVAQEAFIKAYRAIPTFRGESAFYTWLYRIAVNTAKNHIVAQGRRPPATDVDAEDAEYYETGSALKEISNPENLTLSNELKQVVFSAIEALPEDLKTAMTLRELDGLSYEEIAEVMDCPVGTIRSRIFRAREAVEKKIKPLLQR; encoded by the coding sequence AGAGTGGAGATAAGCAAGCATTCAATTTACTGGTTTTGAGATACCAAAACAAAGTATGCAATCTTATTTCTCGGTATGTGAGCAATTCTGGCGATGTAGCCGATGTGGCCCAAGAGGCTTTCATCAAAGCGTATCGAGCCATTCCCACCTTTCGTGGTGAAAGTGCGTTCTATACCTGGCTATACCGTATTGCTGTTAACACTGCTAAAAATCACATTGTTGCCCAAGGACGAAGACCTCCTGCGACTGATGTTGATGCTGAAGATGCTGAATACTATGAAACGGGCAGTGCGCTAAAAGAAATATCGAACCCTGAGAACTTAACGTTGTCCAATGAATTGAAACAAGTGGTTTTTAGCGCGATAGAAGCACTGCCAGAAGATTTAAAAACCGCGATGACGCTACGAGAGCTAGATGGCTTAAGTTATGAAGAAATCGCAGAAGTAATGGATTGCCCCGTAGGAACGATACGCTCACGTATCTTCCGTGCTCGTGAAGCGGTGGAAAAGAAAATAAAGCCTCTTTTGCAGCGTTAG
- a CDS encoding sigma-E factor negative regulatory protein codes for MADQEKLSALMDGEVVDKALISEIQLDQECLDTWKNYHLIGDVMRGDTPKVAEWNIAGSVALALEDEPTHTSLTHSLLNSNVSELATHRETQPTPSQAKRYLPDWMPQFGQVAVAACVSLAVIFGVQQYSGAESSSAEQFPVLQTIPLSGSVEPVSLSRESVGKQNQNVNVQEQRRRVNAMLLDYELQLRLNSEYSDGDIIEPVIE; via the coding sequence ATGGCTGACCAAGAAAAACTTTCAGCACTCATGGATGGAGAAGTGGTCGATAAAGCTCTGATTTCAGAGATTCAACTCGATCAAGAATGTCTAGATACCTGGAAAAATTACCATTTGATTGGTGATGTAATGCGTGGTGACACGCCGAAGGTTGCGGAGTGGAACATTGCTGGAAGTGTCGCATTAGCTCTCGAAGATGAGCCAACGCATACCTCGTTGACGCATAGCTTATTAAATAGCAACGTTTCAGAGTTAGCTACACACAGAGAAACTCAACCAACGCCGAGCCAAGCAAAACGCTATTTGCCTGACTGGATGCCTCAATTTGGGCAAGTGGCTGTCGCAGCCTGTGTCTCATTGGCCGTCATATTTGGTGTGCAACAGTACTCTGGTGCAGAGTCCTCATCGGCGGAACAGTTTCCTGTATTACAAACGATTCCTTTATCAGGCAGTGTTGAGCCTGTGAGTTTGAGTCGCGAATCCGTAGGAAAACAGAATCAAAATGTGAATGTTCAAGAGCAGCGCCGTCGTGTTAACGCAATGCTTCTCGATTACGAGTTACAGCTAAGGCTGAACAGTGAATATTCAGATGGCGACATCATTGAACCGGTAATTGAATGA
- the rseB gene encoding sigma-E factor regulatory protein RseB, which translates to MKKILISALTLLSLNVNNAFAESSSAEALLHQMNEASQQLNYELSYVLIKKNSIEPLLYRHARSESQQLAHLVYLSGPVREVIRRGDEVSYIEPGVEPFTIESGKMVAPTIPLLNTSIDHLSEHYDFITVGRAREAGTACQVLRIVPKDGLRYSYVLWVDEKNSLPLRADLVDRDGEVLEQYRTISYSINDQIEGILSGLKDAQLPEVISLPKGNVKQTFWSVGWIPSGFESKELNRYRMAVTDRMVESQMYSDGLFSFSVYVSDSDDHSLKGQLVRQGRRTLHSFVKGRSEISVVGDIPPSTAKRIAQSISFNEIKAATQ; encoded by the coding sequence ATGAAAAAAATCCTGATCAGTGCTCTGACGCTGCTCAGTTTGAATGTCAATAACGCCTTTGCAGAATCTTCTTCTGCAGAGGCTTTGTTGCATCAAATGAATGAAGCAAGTCAGCAGTTAAATTACGAACTCTCTTATGTTCTGATCAAAAAGAATAGCATTGAACCTTTGCTGTATCGTCACGCTCGAAGTGAATCCCAGCAGCTTGCCCATCTCGTTTATCTCAGTGGCCCTGTTCGTGAGGTGATACGTCGTGGTGATGAGGTCAGTTACATTGAACCTGGCGTAGAGCCATTTACTATTGAGTCAGGGAAGATGGTCGCACCGACGATTCCACTGCTCAACACAAGTATCGATCATTTGAGTGAACATTATGACTTCATTACCGTTGGTCGGGCGAGAGAAGCAGGAACGGCTTGTCAGGTTTTACGTATCGTACCAAAAGACGGTTTAAGGTATTCCTATGTCTTATGGGTCGATGAGAAAAATAGTCTCCCACTTAGAGCTGATTTGGTTGATCGAGATGGCGAAGTATTAGAGCAATATCGTACGATTTCCTACTCAATTAACGATCAAATTGAAGGTATTCTTAGTGGTTTGAAAGATGCTCAATTACCAGAGGTTATCTCCTTGCCAAAAGGCAATGTGAAACAAACATTCTGGAGTGTTGGCTGGATACCGAGTGGCTTTGAATCTAAAGAGCTTAATCGTTACCGAATGGCTGTGACTGATCGAATGGTTGAAAGCCAAATGTATTCAGATGGCCTATTTAGCTTTTCAGTCTACGTCTCAGACAGCGATGATCACTCTTTGAAAGGGCAACTCGTTCGTCAAGGGCGAAGAACGCTTCATAGCTTTGTTAAAGGCCGCTCTGAAATATCTGTGGTCGGTGATATTCCCCCGAGTACCGCCAAGCGTATTGCTCAGTCCATTTCATTTAATGAGATTAAGGCGGCAACCCAATGA
- a CDS encoding SoxR reducing system RseC family protein, with protein MMTALATVAAVHNNDQEYILELSCDQQTSCSSCASKQSCGTGIVSKAVGAKALSWRVASLKPANKGDVVEIGFPEKTLLQSAATIYLIPLFSLILGAILGQLLLVPYFQVGEPGVIASAFLFAFAGFKLAKHKALKLEQASEQQVILLRTLGGAIIQTANKSAN; from the coding sequence ATGATGACAGCTTTGGCCACCGTTGCTGCGGTGCATAATAATGACCAAGAATACATTCTTGAGCTGAGCTGCGATCAACAAACCAGTTGTTCTAGCTGCGCCTCAAAACAAAGTTGTGGAACGGGGATTGTGAGTAAAGCCGTGGGGGCTAAGGCGCTTTCTTGGAGGGTCGCTAGCCTTAAACCGGCGAATAAAGGGGATGTTGTTGAAATTGGTTTTCCTGAAAAAACACTGCTGCAATCAGCGGCAACCATTTATTTAATTCCTCTGTTCTCGTTAATACTCGGTGCCATTTTAGGGCAGTTGCTACTTGTTCCTTACTTTCAAGTGGGGGAGCCAGGTGTGATTGCCAGTGCGTTTTTATTTGCCTTTGCTGGGTTTAAGCTAGCAAAGCACAAGGCCCTGAAATTGGAGCAAGCCTCTGAGCAGCAGGTGATTTTACTTCGAACCCTTGGCGGGGCCATTATTCAAACCGCAAATAAGAGTGCGAATTGA
- the lepA gene encoding translation elongation factor 4 — MKHIRNFSIIAHIDHGKSTLSDRLIQVCGGLSEREMDAQVLDSMDLERERGITIKAQSVTLDYKAKDGETYQLNFIDTPGHVDFSYEVSRSLAACEGALLVVDAGQGVEAQTLANCYTAIEMDLEVVPILNKIDLPAADPERVAEEIEEIVGIDAMEATRCSAKTGLGVDDVLETIVKQIPPPEGDPEGPTQALIIDSWFDNYLGVVSLVRIKNGSLKKNDKIKVMSTDQVWGIDRIGIFTPKQVDTDVLRTGEVGWVVCGIKDILGAPVGDTLTLAKGGCSERLPGFQKVKPQVYAGLFPVSSDDYENFRDALGKLSLNDASLFYEPESSAALGFGFRCGFLGMLHMEIIQERLEREYDLDLITTAPTVVYEVVLNKGELLYVDSPSKLPAINDLEEIREPIARCNILVPSDYLGNVISLCIEKRGVQVDMVYHGNQVALTYDIPMSEVVLDFFDRLKSTSRGYASLDYNFHRYEASNMVRVDVLINGDRVDALAIITHHDNAQSRGRLLVEKMKEFIPRQMFDIAIQAAIGAHIIARSTVKQLRKNVIAKCYGGDISRKKKLLKKQKEGKKRMKQIGNVELPQEAFLAILHVGKD, encoded by the coding sequence ATGAAGCACATTCGTAATTTTTCGATTATCGCCCATATCGACCACGGTAAGTCGACCCTTTCAGACCGTCTAATCCAAGTTTGTGGTGGATTAAGTGAACGTGAAATGGACGCTCAAGTTTTAGATTCAATGGATTTAGAGCGTGAACGTGGCATCACCATTAAAGCGCAGAGTGTGACACTCGATTATAAAGCGAAAGATGGTGAAACCTATCAACTTAACTTCATCGATACCCCAGGACACGTAGACTTCTCTTACGAAGTATCTCGCTCTCTAGCAGCGTGTGAAGGTGCATTGTTGGTGGTTGATGCTGGCCAGGGTGTAGAAGCCCAGACCCTAGCGAACTGTTACACCGCGATTGAAATGGATCTGGAAGTGGTGCCAATCTTGAATAAGATTGACTTGCCAGCCGCTGATCCTGAGCGCGTAGCGGAAGAGATTGAAGAGATTGTTGGTATCGACGCGATGGAAGCCACGCGTTGTTCAGCCAAAACAGGCCTTGGCGTTGACGACGTTCTAGAAACTATCGTTAAGCAGATTCCACCACCAGAGGGTGATCCTGAAGGTCCAACGCAAGCACTGATCATTGATTCGTGGTTTGATAACTACCTTGGTGTTGTTTCATTAGTTCGAATCAAAAATGGTTCACTGAAGAAAAATGACAAAATCAAAGTCATGAGTACAGACCAGGTTTGGGGCATTGACCGTATTGGTATCTTTACTCCGAAGCAAGTCGATACTGATGTTCTTCGAACCGGTGAAGTTGGCTGGGTAGTTTGTGGTATTAAAGACATCCTAGGTGCCCCCGTGGGTGATACGCTTACTTTGGCAAAAGGCGGCTGTTCAGAGCGCTTACCGGGTTTCCAAAAAGTGAAACCGCAGGTATACGCAGGCTTGTTCCCTGTCTCTTCCGATGATTATGAAAACTTCCGTGATGCACTAGGCAAACTTAGTCTAAACGATGCGTCGCTGTTTTATGAGCCTGAAAGCTCAGCAGCACTAGGTTTTGGTTTCCGTTGTGGTTTCCTTGGCATGCTGCATATGGAAATCATTCAAGAGCGTCTCGAGCGTGAATACGACTTAGACCTGATCACTACAGCCCCAACGGTAGTTTACGAAGTGGTGCTAAACAAAGGTGAGCTTTTGTATGTAGACAGCCCATCAAAGTTACCCGCAATTAATGATCTTGAAGAGATCCGTGAGCCGATTGCCCGTTGCAATATCTTAGTGCCTTCAGACTATTTAGGTAACGTTATTAGCTTATGTATCGAAAAGCGTGGCGTTCAAGTGGATATGGTGTACCACGGTAACCAAGTTGCCTTGACTTACGATATTCCAATGTCTGAAGTTGTTTTAGACTTCTTTGACCGTTTGAAATCGACTTCGCGTGGTTATGCGTCTCTGGATTACAATTTCCATCGCTATGAAGCGTCAAACATGGTCCGTGTGGATGTACTGATTAATGGCGACAGGGTCGATGCGCTTGCTATCATTACTCACCACGATAATGCGCAAAGCCGTGGTCGTTTATTGGTCGAGAAGATGAAAGAGTTCATCCCTCGACAAATGTTCGATATTGCTATTCAAGCTGCGATTGGCGCGCATATTATTGCTCGTTCTACCGTTAAGCAGTTACGTAAAAACGTTATTGCAAAATGTTATGGTGGCGACATCAGTCGTAAGAAAAAACTACTGAAGAAGCAAAAAGAAGGTAAGAAGCGCATGAAGCAGATCGGTAACGTTGAACTGCCGCAAGAAGCATTTTTAGCCATTCTTCATGTAGGCAAAGATTAA
- the lepB gene encoding signal peptidase I — protein sequence MANTFSLILVIVTLVTGIVWALEKWVWAKQRQQKIDNAEAETNGLDSATVEKMRTQPWWIENSVSIFPVIAFVLVLRSFIYEPFQIPSGSMMPTLLVGDFILVEKFAYGIKDPVWRSQLVETGKPERGDVAVFKYPPQPSIDYIKRVVGMPGDTVRYNGKKELCIQAVGERDCKPVHLSNVEESEFSQNGIKLIRLDEKLGAVKHQILVNPLRQDRREAYQPRSGVSEWVVPQGQYFVMGDNRDNSADSRYWGFVPEANLVGKAVGIWISFEFERSDDSALPSWIPTGVRFNRIGGIN from the coding sequence ATGGCAAATACATTTTCACTGATTCTAGTCATCGTAACACTGGTTACCGGCATAGTGTGGGCACTGGAAAAGTGGGTTTGGGCTAAGCAGCGCCAACAAAAAATAGACAATGCTGAGGCTGAAACCAATGGATTAGACTCAGCGACGGTTGAAAAGATGCGAACTCAACCTTGGTGGATTGAAAATAGCGTCTCTATCTTCCCTGTGATCGCGTTTGTTTTAGTATTGCGCTCCTTTATCTATGAACCGTTTCAAATTCCATCTGGATCCATGATGCCGACTCTATTGGTGGGTGACTTCATTTTGGTGGAAAAGTTCGCTTACGGAATCAAAGATCCAGTATGGCGCAGCCAGTTGGTGGAAACCGGTAAGCCAGAGCGTGGTGATGTCGCGGTATTCAAGTACCCACCACAACCAAGCATCGATTATATCAAGCGTGTTGTCGGTATGCCGGGTGATACCGTGCGTTATAACGGTAAGAAAGAACTTTGTATTCAGGCGGTCGGTGAGCGTGATTGTAAGCCTGTGCATTTATCGAATGTCGAAGAGAGTGAATTCTCTCAAAATGGTATTAAGCTGATCCGACTGGATGAAAAACTAGGCGCAGTCAAACATCAGATTTTAGTGAATCCATTGAGACAAGACCGCCGCGAAGCGTATCAACCTCGCAGTGGTGTGAGTGAATGGGTTGTTCCACAAGGTCAGTATTTTGTCATGGGTGATAACCGTGACAATAGTGCTGATAGCCGTTACTGGGGTTTTGTTCCTGAAGCCAATTTAGTCGGTAAAGCTGTGGGTATTTGGATTAGCTTTGAATTTGAACGCAGTGACGACAGTGCATTGCCTTCATGGATCCCAACCGGTGTACGATTTAATCGCATCGGTGGTATTAACTAG
- the rnc gene encoding ribonuclease III, with the protein MNSPIEKLQRKIGYQFNDTDHLELALTHRSAHGKHNERLEFLGDSILSFVIADDLYHRFPKVNEGDMSRMRATLVRGHTLAELGREFELGDYLKLGPGELKSGGFRRDSILADAVEAIIGAVYLDSDTEQVRQVILSWYKTRLDAIEPGVSQKDPKTRLQEFLQGRRKPLPEYIVTNIKGEAHNQEFTVSCEVAGLGQPVIGKGTSRRKAEQAAAGTALEQLTNG; encoded by the coding sequence ATGAATTCTCCTATTGAGAAGCTACAAAGAAAGATCGGTTATCAATTCAACGATACCGATCATCTAGAATTAGCACTAACGCATAGAAGTGCTCATGGTAAGCACAATGAACGTCTTGAGTTTCTGGGCGATTCAATTTTAAGTTTTGTGATAGCCGATGATTTGTATCATCGTTTTCCTAAGGTGAATGAAGGCGACATGAGTCGCATGCGTGCTACCTTAGTTCGAGGTCATACATTGGCTGAGCTAGGCCGTGAATTTGAACTCGGAGATTACTTAAAATTAGGTCCAGGTGAGTTAAAGAGTGGTGGCTTTCGCCGCGATTCTATTCTCGCTGATGCAGTAGAAGCTATTATCGGCGCCGTGTATCTAGACAGCGATACAGAGCAGGTTCGTCAGGTTATTTTAAGCTGGTACAAAACACGCTTAGATGCCATTGAACCCGGTGTATCGCAAAAAGATCCTAAAACACGCCTTCAAGAGTTCCTTCAAGGTCGAAGAAAGCCACTCCCTGAGTACATAGTGACTAATATTAAAGGTGAAGCACACAACCAAGAATTTACCGTGTCGTGTGAAGTGGCAGGCCTCGGACAGCCTGTTATTGGAAAAGGTACCAGTCGTCGCAAAGCAGAACAAGCGGCAGCTGGAACAGCATTAGAGCAATTGACCAATGGCTGA
- the era gene encoding GTPase Era, with amino-acid sequence MADNEFDIDAYFASSNTPSTPENQHCGFVAIVGRPNVGKSTLLNHILGQKISITSRKPQTTRHRIMGVETEGDYQAIFVDTPGLHIEEKRAINRLMNRAANSSLSDVNLVFFLVDGTHWTEDDEMVLNKLRKADYPVVLCINKVDNVQDRNDVMQHMMKVSSKMDFLDVVPISAKLGKNVDVLRKHVKNHLPKAKHHFPEEYVTDRSQRFMASEIIREKLMRFTGDELPYSVTVEIERFDYNPDNDGFHINALIWVERTGQKKMVIGKAGEKLKTIGREARLDMEELFGRKVYLETWVKVKSGWADDERALRSLGYIDDL; translated from the coding sequence ATGGCTGATAACGAATTTGATATTGATGCGTATTTCGCGTCAAGCAACACACCAAGCACTCCTGAAAATCAACATTGTGGCTTTGTTGCCATTGTTGGTCGCCCAAATGTTGGAAAATCAACACTGTTGAACCACATTTTAGGCCAGAAAATTTCGATTACTTCTCGTAAGCCACAGACAACACGCCACCGTATTATGGGCGTTGAAACTGAAGGTGACTATCAAGCGATTTTTGTCGATACCCCAGGGCTTCACATCGAAGAAAAACGCGCGATCAACCGCTTGATGAACCGCGCTGCGAACAGCTCTTTAAGTGATGTCAACTTAGTCTTCTTCCTTGTCGACGGTACCCATTGGACTGAAGACGATGAAATGGTGTTGAACAAGCTAAGAAAAGCCGATTATCCCGTTGTGCTGTGTATTAACAAAGTTGATAACGTTCAAGATCGCAACGATGTTATGCAGCACATGATGAAAGTCTCTTCAAAGATGGATTTCCTCGATGTGGTGCCTATTTCGGCTAAGCTGGGTAAAAATGTGGATGTGTTACGTAAACACGTAAAAAATCATTTACCAAAAGCTAAGCATCACTTCCCTGAAGAGTACGTCACCGATCGATCTCAACGCTTTATGGCGTCTGAAATTATCCGCGAAAAGTTGATGCGTTTTACTGGCGATGAATTGCCATATTCAGTCACCGTTGAAATTGAACGTTTTGACTACAATCCGGACAACGATGGTTTTCATATCAATGCTCTAATTTGGGTTGAACGTACCGGTCAGAAAAAAATGGTGATTGGTAAAGCGGGTGAAAAACTCAAAACTATCGGTCGTGAAGCGCGTCTTGATATGGAAGAGTTATTTGGCCGTAAGGTTTACCTAGAAACTTGGGTCAAAGTGAAATCCGGTTGGGCAGATGATGAGCGAGCTTTACGTTCATTAGGCTATATTGACGATTTATAA
- the recO gene encoding DNA repair protein RecO, translated as MSEGLQRCFVLHRRPYSESSLILDVFSEEYGRVTLMSKGARSKRSNLKGALQPFTPLLLKWSGNSSMKTLRQAEPISLGLPLSGINLYSAMYVNELVGRVLVAEVAMPSLFHDYLHALTELAQSDNPEPALRRFELALLSALGYGVDFMHCAGTGELVEPTMTYRYREQQGFIASVRKDHFSFLGDELIAISERRFTTKEQLKAAKRFTRIALKPYLGGKPLKSRELFLPRIGIPKARSIGK; from the coding sequence ATGAGTGAAGGACTACAGCGATGTTTTGTATTGCATCGTCGCCCTTACAGTGAATCAAGCTTAATACTGGATGTGTTTAGCGAAGAATACGGCCGAGTCACTTTGATGTCGAAAGGGGCTCGTAGCAAGCGTTCTAATCTAAAAGGTGCTCTTCAACCTTTTACACCTCTGTTGTTGAAGTGGTCGGGCAACAGTTCAATGAAGACCCTTCGTCAAGCGGAACCGATCAGCCTTGGCCTGCCATTGTCCGGTATTAACCTGTATTCTGCGATGTACGTTAACGAGCTTGTTGGACGGGTTCTTGTTGCCGAAGTTGCCATGCCGTCTTTGTTCCATGACTACCTGCACGCACTGACTGAGTTAGCACAAAGCGATAATCCAGAGCCCGCCTTAAGGCGTTTTGAACTTGCCTTGCTCTCAGCACTCGGTTACGGGGTCGACTTTATGCATTGTGCAGGAACAGGAGAGCTTGTTGAACCTACTATGACTTATCGGTATCGTGAACAACAAGGGTTTATTGCCTCGGTGAGAAAAGACCACTTTTCATTTTTAGGTGACGAGTTAATTGCGATCAGTGAACGTCGATTTACCACCAAAGAGCAGCTGAAAGCAGCAAAACGCTTTACACGAATAGCCTTAAAGCCTTATCTTGGCGGCAAACCATTAAAAAGCCGGGAATTGTTCTTACCTCGAATAGGCATTCCCAAAGCAAGGAGTATTGGAAAATGA
- the pdxJ gene encoding pyridoxine 5'-phosphate synthase translates to MSSIYLGVNIDHIATLRNARGTKYPDPVHAAEIAERAGADGITIHLREDRRHIVDRDVRLLRETLQTRMNLEMAVTDEMVGIALETKPEFVCLVPEKREELTTEGGLDVAGQLEKIKAATEKLTNAGIKVSLFIDADREQIDAAKATGAPYIELHTGHYAEAKTEADQQDELKKIAAAASYADDLGIVVNAGHGLTYHNVAPIAALPEIYELNIGHSIMGRAVFDGLSKSVADMKAIMQAARG, encoded by the coding sequence ATGAGCTCAATTTATCTTGGGGTAAACATCGATCATATCGCTACTTTACGCAACGCACGTGGCACTAAGTACCCAGATCCCGTCCATGCCGCTGAAATTGCTGAGCGCGCAGGAGCAGATGGCATTACCATTCATCTTCGTGAAGATCGTCGTCATATTGTCGATCGTGATGTTCGCCTTTTGCGCGAAACGTTGCAAACACGAATGAACCTAGAAATGGCCGTGACTGATGAAATGGTGGGCATTGCATTAGAAACAAAACCAGAGTTTGTTTGTCTTGTGCCTGAAAAACGTGAAGAGTTGACAACGGAAGGTGGATTAGATGTCGCCGGTCAACTTGAGAAAATTAAAGCAGCAACAGAGAAATTGACCAACGCGGGTATTAAGGTTTCTTTGTTCATTGATGCCGATAGAGAACAAATCGACGCAGCAAAAGCGACGGGGGCCCCTTATATCGAATTGCACACCGGTCATTATGCCGAAGCAAAAACCGAAGCTGACCAACAAGATGAATTGAAGAAGATTGCCGCCGCTGCGAGCTACGCCGATGACTTAGGCATTGTTGTTAATGCTGGGCATGGTTTGACGTATCACAATGTTGCTCCTATTGCGGCGCTGCCTGAGATTTATGAACTGAATATCGGTCACTCCATTATGGGCAGAGCGGTGTTTGATGGTTTATCTAAATCGGTTGCAGACATGAAAGCCATCATGCAAGCCGCTCGAGGTTAA
- the acpS gene encoding holo-ACP synthase, which translates to MSILGLGTDIAEIERIEKALSRSGEAFAQRILTNSEMESYRGLKQKGRFLAKRFAAKEAASKALGTGIAQGVSFQDFNISNDQLGKPMLSLSNKALELADKMGVTHIHLTISDERRYAVATVLLES; encoded by the coding sequence ATGTCCATTCTTGGTTTAGGAACCGATATTGCCGAGATTGAACGCATTGAAAAAGCCCTCTCCCGATCAGGAGAGGCTTTTGCACAAAGAATACTGACGAATTCTGAGATGGAATCGTATCGGGGTTTAAAACAGAAAGGGCGCTTTTTAGCTAAGCGTTTTGCCGCTAAAGAAGCCGCATCAAAAGCGCTGGGTACGGGCATTGCTCAAGGCGTATCTTTTCAAGATTTCAATATCAGTAACGATCAACTCGGCAAACCGATGTTATCGCTTTCTAATAAAGCCCTCGAACTGGCAGACAAAATGGGGGTGACCCACATTCACCTGACGATTTCAGATGAACGTCGGTATGCAGTAGCAACGGTTCTACTAGAATCTTAA